A genomic region of Gemmata massiliana contains the following coding sequences:
- a CDS encoding HEAT repeat domain-containing protein, with product MYHVLLCGVAVVTTAQHGKSNEPTQEQRIHQLLGTLKSGQEEDQKKAAHGLWDAIHYRGIGTLSAKEVVSDLAESMTHKSDYVREYVADALAAVRHEAAVPVLIKALDDPSPVVRRNACAGLADLGPKAKAAIPLFTAKIKDRTLLAFRPLAAIAGKDSVPVILESVESGKLSPENEYFAAAAIAEFADPRATEFMGRQLDRRGVSYVPVDPAKFFAKLGDEKSLARLRKCLDYLPTDDQGQFHPATTRGAVADVRTIAVEALGRKKDKASFDAVLKMIADDPSILVRKAAVTAMGDFADPKAIPALVKVLARKDAGFGADGHPDGDLHRAAVRALDKIGTDEALSALYTGAKDGEAKARCLEFWTSTKEPKHLDIFLKLYDAEPRGADFAAGVIDGLLRNQKERKLTAKEQTAAEEEFFKNVDDAARFGPKADLSDDGKWRIRVAHTFHPHGFATVEFGFRDVNPRGFGHGYSVLYRKVDKQWKVVGQTSGWKE from the coding sequence GTGTACCACGTCTTGTTGTGCGGCGTCGCGGTCGTCACTACCGCGCAACACGGCAAATCGAACGAGCCGACCCAAGAGCAACGAATCCATCAGCTCCTCGGCACTCTGAAAAGCGGGCAAGAAGAGGACCAAAAGAAAGCCGCGCACGGGCTCTGGGACGCGATTCACTATCGCGGCATCGGCACGCTTTCGGCGAAGGAGGTCGTTTCCGATCTGGCCGAATCCATGACCCACAAGAGCGACTACGTCCGCGAGTACGTCGCGGACGCCCTCGCCGCGGTTCGTCACGAGGCGGCCGTCCCTGTACTCATCAAGGCCCTTGACGACCCGTCGCCCGTGGTGCGGCGTAATGCGTGCGCCGGTCTCGCCGATCTCGGACCGAAAGCCAAGGCCGCGATCCCGCTGTTCACGGCCAAGATCAAGGACCGAACGTTGCTCGCGTTTCGCCCGCTGGCCGCGATCGCGGGAAAGGATTCCGTTCCGGTGATCCTGGAATCAGTCGAAAGCGGAAAGCTCAGCCCGGAAAACGAATACTTCGCGGCCGCTGCCATTGCGGAGTTCGCTGATCCGCGGGCGACGGAGTTCATGGGCCGACAGCTCGACAGGCGCGGCGTGTCGTATGTTCCCGTCGATCCGGCCAAGTTCTTCGCCAAGCTCGGCGACGAAAAATCGCTCGCCCGCTTACGGAAGTGCCTCGATTACCTGCCGACCGACGATCAGGGGCAGTTTCACCCGGCGACAACACGCGGGGCAGTCGCGGACGTCCGCACGATCGCCGTGGAAGCGCTCGGGCGCAAGAAGGACAAGGCTTCGTTCGACGCCGTTCTGAAAATGATCGCGGACGATCCCTCGATCCTGGTGCGCAAGGCCGCCGTGACCGCAATGGGCGATTTCGCGGACCCGAAAGCCATACCCGCCTTGGTAAAGGTGCTCGCCAGGAAAGATGCGGGGTTCGGCGCCGACGGGCACCCGGACGGCGACCTCCACCGCGCGGCCGTGCGGGCGCTCGACAAGATCGGAACCGACGAGGCACTGTCGGCGCTTTACACCGGAGCAAAAGACGGCGAAGCAAAAGCGCGGTGCCTCGAATTCTGGACGTCCACGAAAGAACCAAAGCACCTCGACATTTTCCTCAAACTGTACGACGCCGAACCACGCGGCGCTGATTTCGCAGCCGGCGTGATCGACGGCCTGCTCCGCAACCAGAAAGAAAGGAAACTCACCGCGAAAGAACAAACCGCGGCCGAAGAGGAGTTTTTCAAGAACGTGGACGACGCAGCACGGTTCGGCCCCAAAGCGGACTTATCGGACGACGGCAAATGGCGCATCCGGGTCGCGCACACGTTCCACCCGCACGGATTCGCCACAGTCGAATTCGGGTTCCGAGATGTCAATCCCAGAGGGTTCGGCCACGGTTACAGCGTGCTGTACCGTAAAGTCGACAAACAGTGGAAGGTCGTTGGACAAACGAGCGGGTGGAAGGAATAA
- a CDS encoding LLM class flavin-dependent oxidoreductase yields the protein MRYGYWMPVFGGWLRNVGDENMAPTWEYSKRLAIRSEQIGFDLSLVAELNLNDIKGEEAPSLDAWSTAAALTAVTSKLELMVAVRPTFHSPALLAKQAANIDHIGGGGRLSLNVVSSWWKDEATKYGVHFEQHDDRYARTAEWLSVLDGVWKQDHFSFEGKYYRVQDNVLQPKPASKPRPVIYAGGESETAKNLIAKTCDAYVMHGDPPERIAEKIADMRRRREGLGLGPMIYGVAGYSIVRGTEAEAKNELTRITDVKQSAAGYHNYQQWLAGTQLEQRVSLEDYSVSNRGLRSGLIGTPQQVLDRVKAFEAAGVNLLLLQCSPQLEEMERFAEEVIRPSR from the coding sequence ATGCGCTACGGTTATTGGATGCCCGTGTTCGGTGGGTGGCTGCGCAACGTCGGCGACGAGAACATGGCGCCCACGTGGGAGTACAGCAAGCGGCTCGCGATCCGCAGCGAGCAGATCGGGTTCGACCTCTCGCTCGTCGCGGAACTGAACCTCAACGACATCAAGGGCGAAGAGGCCCCGTCCCTCGATGCGTGGAGCACGGCCGCGGCGCTCACCGCGGTCACGTCCAAGCTGGAACTGATGGTCGCGGTGCGCCCCACGTTCCACAGCCCCGCGCTCCTGGCGAAACAGGCCGCGAACATTGATCACATCGGCGGGGGCGGGCGCCTGTCGCTGAACGTCGTTTCGAGCTGGTGGAAGGACGAGGCCACCAAGTACGGCGTCCACTTCGAGCAGCACGACGACCGCTACGCCCGGACCGCCGAATGGCTCTCCGTGCTCGACGGCGTGTGGAAGCAGGACCACTTCAGCTTCGAGGGGAAGTATTACCGCGTGCAGGACAACGTGCTCCAGCCGAAGCCCGCGAGCAAGCCGCGCCCGGTGATTTACGCCGGCGGCGAGTCGGAAACCGCGAAGAACCTGATCGCAAAAACCTGCGACGCCTACGTGATGCACGGCGACCCGCCCGAGCGCATCGCCGAGAAGATCGCGGACATGCGCCGGCGCCGCGAGGGGCTCGGTCTGGGGCCGATGATTTATGGCGTGGCCGGGTACAGCATCGTGCGGGGCACCGAGGCCGAAGCGAAGAACGAGCTGACCCGCATCACGGACGTGAAGCAATCGGCCGCGGGGTACCACAACTACCAGCAGTGGCTCGCGGGCACGCAGCTCGAACAGCGCGTGTCGCTCGAAGACTACTCCGTGTCCAACCGCGGGCTCCGCAGCGGGCTCATCGGCACCCCACAGCAAGTCCTCGACCGCGTGAAGGCGTTCGAGGCCGCGGGCGTGAACCTACTGCTCTTGCAATGCAGCCCGCAATTGGAGGAAATGGAGCGCTTCGCGGAGGAGGTAATTCGACCGAGCCGGTAA
- a CDS encoding ATP-grasp domain-containing protein — translation MRKPFAIYHEHPDWFRPLFAELERRDIPFVRLDPRAHVYDPGEHSSPYALVFNRMSPSAYLRGGVQGMFFTVGFMAHLERLGVPVVNGLNGFSTEISKARQLTLLESLGLPYPRARVINHPSKAVEASEGLRFPVVVKANIGGSGAGIVKFASRDVLAAAVEANQLDFGVDHTALVQEFVPARGGHITRVETLGGKFLYAIKVYTTGESFNLCPADICQRADGVELVRAACPIDAPKTGLKVEGYTPPPEVIAACEKIMQTAGIDVGGIEYMVDDRDGKIVYYDVNALSNFVADAVNVVGFDPFARLVDYLVARAGVGVAK, via the coding sequence ATGCGGAAGCCGTTCGCCATCTACCACGAGCACCCCGACTGGTTCCGCCCGCTGTTCGCGGAACTGGAGCGCCGGGACATCCCGTTCGTGCGCCTCGACCCGCGGGCACACGTCTACGACCCGGGCGAGCACTCGTCGCCCTACGCGCTCGTGTTCAACCGCATGAGCCCGTCCGCGTACCTGCGCGGCGGGGTGCAGGGGATGTTTTTCACGGTCGGGTTCATGGCCCACCTGGAGCGCCTCGGCGTGCCGGTCGTGAACGGGCTGAACGGGTTCTCCACCGAGATTTCCAAGGCCCGGCAACTCACACTGCTCGAATCGCTCGGGCTGCCGTACCCGCGTGCGCGCGTGATTAATCACCCGTCGAAGGCGGTGGAGGCGAGCGAGGGTTTGCGCTTCCCCGTTGTGGTGAAGGCCAACATCGGCGGGAGCGGCGCGGGCATCGTGAAGTTCGCGTCGCGCGACGTTCTCGCGGCGGCGGTCGAAGCGAACCAGCTCGATTTCGGCGTGGACCACACCGCGCTCGTGCAGGAGTTCGTGCCGGCACGCGGTGGGCACATCACCCGCGTCGAAACGCTCGGCGGAAAGTTCCTCTACGCGATCAAGGTTTACACCACCGGCGAATCGTTCAACCTGTGCCCCGCGGACATCTGCCAGCGCGCGGACGGCGTCGAACTGGTCCGCGCCGCGTGCCCCATTGATGCACCGAAAACCGGGCTGAAGGTGGAGGGCTACACGCCCCCGCCCGAGGTGATCGCGGCGTGCGAGAAGATCATGCAGACAGCCGGGATCGACGTCGGCGGGATCGAGTACATGGTTGACGATCGAGACGGCAAAATCGTCTATTACGATGTCAACGCGCTCTCCAACTTCGTGGCCGACGCGGTGAACGTGGTCGGATTTGACCCGTTCGCCCGGCTCGTTGATTATCTGGTGGCACGGGCTGGTGTCGGAGTGGCCAAGTGA
- a CDS encoding FAD-dependent oxidoreductase: protein MSSDADLSAFPNLTPTEFRLLKPLADVVEYEDGAVVFRAGTAEVDLFAVEEGAIEIRSPTANDALITTHHAGGFSGDIDLLTGRPVIVSGYARGATRVLRVPHRMIRTLLNRVPSFGEKLISAFTRRRELLSKVGRLGITVVGAGYCKDTNLVREFLHKNFVPFNWLNSETEAGQLALRAQKSDCPKPVVDCGGGQVLFNPTLRELAKCAGVWRPCPGELVDLAVVGGGPAGIAAAVYAASEGLSTLLLDRLGPGGQAGGSSKIENFIGFPAGLSGTELATRGVLQMLKFGARMVAPVAVERIEVPADPREPRLLHLDCNTVTRARVVLVATGVGWRKLPAVGAERFESAGIHYVCTAVEAVLYDESDVVVVGGGNSAGQATMHLAECCRTRRVHLVVRSPLGTGMSEYLVSRIRGAANVTVHEGAEVAEVDGAHHLESVVLAHAPSGTRERLACSGVFVFIGADPAARWLPPEVARDDSGYVLTGSDALRSGRWPLADRSPCPLETTVPGVLAAGDVRAGTTKRVGFAVGDGSLAVTCTHHLLSLR, encoded by the coding sequence ATGTCATCGGACGCCGACCTTTCGGCCTTCCCCAATCTGACGCCCACAGAGTTCCGGCTCCTGAAGCCCCTCGCGGATGTCGTTGAGTACGAGGACGGGGCGGTCGTGTTCCGCGCCGGAACTGCGGAAGTGGACCTGTTTGCCGTCGAAGAAGGGGCGATCGAAATCCGGAGCCCGACGGCTAACGACGCTCTGATTACTACCCACCACGCGGGCGGGTTTTCGGGCGACATCGATCTCCTGACCGGGCGCCCGGTGATTGTGAGCGGGTACGCACGCGGCGCGACGCGCGTGCTGCGCGTGCCGCACCGGATGATCCGAACGCTCCTCAACCGCGTGCCCAGTTTCGGAGAGAAGCTCATCAGTGCTTTCACCCGGCGCCGGGAACTACTCTCGAAAGTCGGGCGGCTCGGGATCACCGTGGTCGGCGCCGGGTACTGCAAGGACACGAACCTGGTCCGCGAGTTCTTACACAAGAACTTCGTTCCCTTTAACTGGCTCAACTCCGAAACCGAAGCGGGCCAGCTAGCACTCCGCGCCCAGAAGTCCGATTGCCCCAAACCGGTCGTCGATTGCGGCGGCGGGCAGGTGCTCTTTAACCCGACGCTCCGCGAACTCGCCAAGTGCGCGGGCGTTTGGCGCCCGTGCCCCGGGGAACTGGTGGACCTGGCGGTGGTCGGGGGCGGCCCCGCCGGAATCGCTGCGGCCGTGTACGCCGCGTCCGAAGGGCTCTCGACGCTACTATTGGACCGCCTCGGACCCGGCGGGCAGGCGGGTGGGTCGTCGAAGATCGAGAACTTCATCGGGTTCCCGGCCGGGTTGAGCGGCACGGAACTCGCGACGCGGGGCGTGCTCCAGATGCTCAAGTTCGGGGCACGGATGGTCGCGCCCGTCGCGGTCGAGCGCATCGAAGTGCCCGCCGATCCGCGCGAACCGCGCCTCCTGCACCTCGATTGCAACACGGTCACCCGGGCGCGCGTGGTGCTCGTCGCCACGGGCGTGGGGTGGCGCAAGCTCCCGGCGGTCGGCGCGGAGCGGTTCGAGAGCGCGGGGATTCACTACGTTTGCACCGCGGTGGAAGCCGTTCTCTACGACGAGTCCGATGTCGTCGTGGTCGGCGGGGGGAACTCGGCCGGTCAAGCGACCATGCACCTCGCCGAGTGCTGCCGCACGCGCCGCGTTCACCTCGTCGTCCGCAGCCCGCTCGGAACGGGGATGTCGGAGTACCTCGTCAGCCGCATCCGCGGGGCCGCGAATGTCACGGTACACGAGGGAGCCGAGGTCGCGGAGGTCGACGGCGCGCACCACCTCGAGAGCGTCGTGCTCGCGCATGCGCCGAGCGGCACACGGGAGCGGCTCGCGTGCTCGGGGGTGTTCGTGTTCATCGGCGCGGACCCGGCCGCGCGGTGGCTCCCGCCGGAGGTCGCGCGGGACGATTCGGGGTACGTTCTCACCGGCTCGGACGCGCTCCGCTCGGGCCGCTGGCCGCTCGCCGATCGTTCCCCCTGCCCGCTCGAAACGACTGTCCCCGGGGTGCTCGCGGCCGGGGACGTGCGGGCGGGGACGACGAAGCGCGTGGGGTTCGCGGTGGGCGACGGCTCGCTTGCTGTCACGTGTACCCACCACCTGTTGTCTCTCCGATAA